A genomic segment from Comamonas terrigena NBRC 13299 encodes:
- a CDS encoding NAD(P)-dependent oxidoreductase — protein sequence MSSKPILGFIGVGVMGMGMCRNLAQKSGCTVLAADLNADNVRALAGDGVIASSVQQIAETASIVFLSLPAIQHVEAVCNGPDGLVANARALQTVVDMSTSDVERTRQLAATLGAAGIDLVDAPVARSRAAANNGTLLITVGASESQFAAVKPYLDCMGSDVLHCGPTGAGQVVKILNNMVLLNTVHTLAEAFAMADKSGVSKDLLAHALGLGSAASFALNLTGANYLAKDVFPEKMFSTAYALKDLKLALELSSTVQLDNAITALTAQQLQKSIDAGFADHYYPVMYRVIADTKAAP from the coding sequence ATGAGCAGCAAACCCATCCTCGGTTTCATCGGCGTGGGCGTGATGGGCATGGGCATGTGCCGCAATCTGGCGCAGAAGTCCGGCTGCACGGTGCTGGCTGCCGACCTCAACGCCGACAACGTGCGTGCGCTGGCCGGCGATGGTGTGATTGCCAGCAGCGTGCAGCAGATCGCCGAAACCGCCAGCATCGTGTTCCTGTCGCTGCCGGCCATCCAGCATGTCGAGGCGGTCTGCAACGGTCCGGACGGACTGGTGGCCAACGCCCGTGCGCTCCAGACCGTTGTCGACATGAGCACCAGCGATGTGGAACGCACGCGCCAGCTGGCCGCCACCTTGGGGGCCGCCGGCATCGACCTGGTGGATGCCCCCGTGGCCCGCAGCCGGGCAGCCGCCAACAACGGCACCTTGCTGATCACCGTGGGCGCCAGCGAATCGCAGTTCGCTGCCGTGAAACCCTATCTCGACTGCATGGGCAGTGACGTGCTGCACTGCGGCCCGACCGGCGCCGGGCAGGTCGTGAAGATCCTCAACAACATGGTGCTGCTCAACACCGTGCACACCCTGGCCGAAGCCTTTGCCATGGCCGACAAGTCGGGGGTCTCCAAGGACCTGCTCGCCCATGCGCTGGGTCTGGGGTCGGCGGCCTCGTTTGCCCTCAATCTCACCGGAGCCAACTACCTGGCCAAGGATGTCTTCCCGGAAAAGATGTTCTCCACGGCCTATGCCCTCAAGGACCTGAAGCTGGCACTGGAGCTGTCCAGCACGGTGCAGCTGGACAACGCCATCACCGCGCTGACCGCGCAGCAGCTGCAGAAATCCATCGACGCGGGCTTCGCCGACCACTACTACCCCGTGATGTACCGCGTGATTGCCGACACGAAAGCCGCACCATGA
- a CDS encoding ABC transporter substrate-binding protein, translating into MKFIPPTALVLSAIALLTGAAHAQAGGAKISDGVVKIGVLTDINGPFMDNVGKGSIVATEIAVEEFGGKVLGMPIEIVTADHQNKADIASTKTREWLDRDKVDAVTELGNSAVALAAMKIAQEKGRMSIVTGAGAQRISNEDCTPNNVHWVYDSYALANVGTKSLVKKGFKTWYYVTADYAFGHSLENDGRKFIEAAGGSVVGSSRYPFPGNDFASYIVKANGSKANAVAIATAGLDLQNAIKQGREFGLGTGGQATVAMLMSIMDVHGLGLKNAGNMMFAESFYWDYDDESRKFADKFMKKMKRMPTALQAGQYSAIRTYLKAVEQAKSDDVADVIKAMKRMRIQDAFAKNGTLRDDGKMVHDMLLVKVKMPSESKKPWDYYSVQETVPGKEAFESLDQSKCPLVKK; encoded by the coding sequence ATGAAGTTCATTCCCCCAACGGCACTCGTTCTTTCCGCCATCGCACTGCTCACCGGCGCAGCCCACGCGCAAGCCGGGGGCGCGAAGATCTCGGACGGCGTGGTCAAGATCGGCGTGCTCACCGACATCAACGGTCCGTTCATGGACAACGTGGGCAAGGGCTCGATTGTTGCCACCGAAATTGCGGTCGAGGAATTCGGCGGCAAGGTGCTGGGCATGCCCATCGAGATCGTGACCGCCGACCACCAGAACAAGGCCGACATCGCCTCGACCAAGACCCGTGAATGGCTGGACCGAGACAAGGTGGATGCGGTGACCGAACTGGGCAACAGCGCCGTGGCCCTGGCCGCAATGAAGATCGCCCAGGAAAAGGGGCGCATGTCCATCGTCACAGGGGCTGGTGCACAGCGCATCAGCAACGAGGACTGCACGCCCAACAATGTGCACTGGGTCTACGACTCGTATGCCTTGGCCAATGTGGGCACCAAATCGCTGGTGAAGAAGGGCTTCAAGACCTGGTACTACGTGACGGCCGACTATGCATTCGGGCACTCGCTGGAAAACGATGGCAGGAAGTTCATCGAAGCCGCGGGGGGCAGCGTGGTGGGCTCGTCACGCTACCCCTTCCCCGGCAACGACTTTGCCTCCTACATCGTCAAGGCCAACGGCAGCAAGGCCAATGCGGTGGCCATTGCCACGGCGGGCCTGGACCTGCAGAACGCCATCAAGCAAGGCCGTGAATTCGGCCTGGGGACCGGCGGCCAGGCGACGGTGGCCATGCTGATGAGCATCATGGACGTGCATGGGCTGGGGCTCAAGAACGCGGGCAATATGATGTTTGCCGAATCCTTCTACTGGGACTACGACGACGAATCGCGCAAGTTCGCCGACAAGTTCATGAAGAAAATGAAGCGCATGCCCACCGCGTTGCAGGCAGGCCAGTATTCGGCGATCCGCACTTACCTGAAGGCGGTCGAGCAAGCCAAAAGCGACGATGTCGCCGACGTCATCAAGGCCATGAAGCGCATGCGCATCCAGGATGCCTTTGCCAAGAACGGCACGCTGCGCGACGACGGCAAGATGGTGCACGACATGCTGCTGGTGAAGGTGAAGATGCCGTCGGAATCCAAGAAGCCCTGGGACTACTACAGCGTACAGGAAACGGTGCCGGGCAAGGAGGCGTTCGAGAGCCTGGACCAGAGCAAATGCCCTCTGGTGAAGAAGTAG
- a CDS encoding NAD(P)-dependent oxidoreductase yields the protein MDIGFIGLGRMGFALARSLLKHQQRVTVFDINTGAAQQLGTEGAVVAPDVASLCRSVDIVFTMLPGPKQVKQVALGENGILQNLQPGAIYIDMSTIDVDTVDLLNDAFTQAGFVFGDAPVGRLAMHADRGESLFMLGIDAQHLPTVEPVLYQMGTTIHHCGHAGSGTRTKIINNMMVLCYCQINSEALVLARSLGLDTAKTFDVLVNTTASNGQLKEKWPKKVLAGDLSPGFDLALGYKDISLASSAGASTQVALPVCDTAKNVFRMALAAGKAGQDTSCLTDYWAEVNGVEKIRL from the coding sequence ATGGATATTGGATTCATCGGCCTTGGCCGGATGGGGTTCGCGCTCGCCCGTTCCCTGCTGAAGCACCAGCAACGCGTGACGGTGTTCGATATCAACACCGGCGCCGCGCAGCAACTGGGGACGGAAGGTGCGGTCGTGGCCCCCGATGTGGCCAGCCTGTGCCGCAGCGTGGATATCGTCTTCACCATGCTGCCCGGGCCCAAGCAGGTCAAGCAGGTGGCGCTGGGCGAGAACGGCATCCTCCAGAACCTGCAACCCGGCGCCATCTACATCGACATGAGCACCATCGATGTGGACACAGTCGATCTGCTGAACGACGCGTTCACCCAGGCGGGCTTTGTCTTTGGTGACGCCCCCGTGGGCCGCCTTGCCATGCATGCCGACCGCGGCGAGTCGCTGTTCATGCTGGGCATCGATGCCCAGCACCTACCCACCGTGGAGCCGGTGCTCTACCAGATGGGCACCACCATCCACCACTGCGGCCATGCCGGCAGCGGCACGCGCACCAAGATCATCAACAACATGATGGTGCTGTGCTACTGCCAGATCAACTCCGAAGCCCTGGTGCTGGCCCGGTCGCTAGGCCTCGATACGGCCAAGACCTTCGACGTGCTGGTCAACACCACCGCCAGCAATGGGCAGCTGAAGGAGAAGTGGCCCAAGAAGGTGCTGGCCGGGGACCTGAGCCCGGGCTTTGACCTGGCGCTGGGCTACAAGGACATCTCGCTCGCCTCCAGCGCCGGAGCGTCCACGCAGGTGGCCCTGCCGGTCTGCGATACCGCCAAGAACGTGTTCCGCATGGCGCTGGCCGCAGGCAAGGCCGGACAGGACACCTCCTGCCTGACCGACTACTGGGCCGAGGTCAACGGGGTGGAAAAGATCCGGCTCTGA
- a CDS encoding N-acyl homoserine lactonase family protein: MQPDDLPRYEVLAIRYASVARVRQSNFLHPVDGDPDALMPLDFFVWLVRGGDQLLLVDTGFSQVSALARQRAFLQEPVQALGALGIAADDIRDVAITHLHYDHAGNVNQFRNARIWLQQREMAYATGRCMCDAKQNHFFALDDISVVLKRLYAGDVRLVDGMHRFAPGIEFHRVGGHTDGLQVVRVMTARGWAVLASDAAHYYENLAKQNPFPAIHSLDDMLAGYALIRQLADGPDQIIPGHDPQVCALFPPLQLPGSSIHRIA, encoded by the coding sequence ATGCAGCCAGACGATCTGCCCCGTTATGAGGTCCTCGCCATCCGGTACGCCAGCGTCGCGCGGGTGCGGCAGAGCAATTTTCTGCACCCCGTCGACGGTGATCCGGATGCCTTGATGCCGCTGGACTTCTTTGTCTGGCTGGTGCGCGGTGGCGACCAGTTGCTGCTGGTGGACACCGGCTTCAGCCAGGTCTCCGCCCTCGCCCGCCAGCGTGCATTTCTGCAGGAGCCGGTCCAGGCGCTCGGCGCACTGGGGATTGCGGCCGACGATATCCGCGATGTCGCGATCACCCATTTGCACTACGACCATGCCGGCAATGTGAACCAGTTCCGCAACGCCCGCATCTGGCTGCAGCAGCGCGAGATGGCCTACGCCACCGGCAGGTGCATGTGCGATGCGAAGCAGAACCACTTCTTCGCACTTGACGATATTTCCGTCGTGCTCAAGCGCCTGTATGCCGGCGATGTCCGGCTGGTCGATGGCATGCACCGGTTTGCGCCCGGCATCGAGTTTCACCGCGTCGGCGGCCACACCGATGGCCTGCAGGTGGTGCGCGTGATGACCGCCAGAGGCTGGGCGGTGCTGGCCTCCGACGCCGCGCATTACTACGAGAACCTGGCAAAGCAGAACCCGTTTCCCGCCATCCACAGCCTGGACGACATGCTGGCCGGCTACGCGCTGATCCGGCAGCTGGCGGACGGCCCGGACCAGATCATCCCTGGGCACGACCCACAGGTCTGCGCCTTGTTCCCGCCCCTGCAGTTGCCAGGTTCATCTATCCACCGCATCGCCTGA
- a CDS encoding NAD-dependent succinate-semialdehyde dehydrogenase, which produces MQYSQFIQGSFVAGASTEVFEVVSPSTGQVIGSYTMASSDDVARAIDSASKAQSAWKKSGAVQRSDLLRKIALEMRADRERLATQITSELGKPYSEAQKEVDVAAEMFEWAAEEARRLYGRVIPARTPGIQQIAQLEPVGVVGGFAGWNAPAITPSRKISAALAAGCAIVIKPSEETAGVALLIAQACQRAGTPAGLVNMVFGNPAQIADQLCNAPDIAMITFTGGTEVGKQLGAKAAAQMKKATLELGGHAPVIVWSDVDIDKVAAATVATKYRNAGQVCTSPTRFLVHARIYDAFCARFVEHVQKLQVLDPFDAKAQMGPLKNQRRRSAIAQLVANAIESGATLLVGGKSLDQPGFFYAPTVLAVRDKQADVSRIEPFGPVALLIPVQDADEALHEANSLPFGLAAYAFTNDMQLAHRFANEIESGVVCINELQASLPETPFGGYKDSGLGSEGGTEGLREFLKVKCVRQGGLA; this is translated from the coding sequence ATGCAATATTCACAGTTCATCCAGGGCAGCTTCGTCGCGGGCGCGTCCACCGAGGTCTTCGAGGTGGTTTCGCCGTCGACCGGCCAGGTGATTGGCAGCTACACCATGGCGTCATCCGACGATGTGGCCCGCGCCATCGACAGTGCGAGCAAGGCCCAGTCCGCGTGGAAGAAAAGCGGCGCCGTCCAGCGCTCCGACCTGCTGCGCAAGATCGCACTGGAGATGCGCGCAGACCGCGAGCGGTTGGCCACGCAGATCACCAGCGAGCTCGGCAAGCCCTACAGCGAAGCGCAGAAGGAAGTCGATGTCGCGGCCGAAATGTTCGAATGGGCCGCCGAAGAAGCCCGCCGCCTGTATGGCCGCGTGATTCCCGCGCGCACCCCCGGCATCCAGCAGATTGCGCAGCTGGAACCGGTGGGCGTGGTCGGCGGCTTTGCGGGCTGGAACGCGCCCGCGATCACCCCGTCGCGCAAGATCAGCGCCGCCCTGGCGGCAGGTTGCGCCATCGTCATCAAACCCTCGGAAGAGACCGCCGGCGTGGCGCTGCTGATTGCCCAGGCCTGCCAGCGCGCCGGCACTCCCGCAGGCCTGGTCAACATGGTGTTCGGCAACCCGGCGCAGATTGCGGACCAGCTCTGCAACGCCCCCGATATCGCCATGATCACCTTCACCGGCGGCACCGAAGTGGGCAAGCAGCTGGGGGCCAAGGCCGCCGCGCAGATGAAGAAGGCCACGCTGGAGCTGGGTGGCCACGCCCCGGTGATCGTCTGGAGCGATGTGGACATCGACAAGGTGGCGGCCGCCACGGTGGCCACCAAGTACCGCAACGCAGGCCAGGTCTGCACCTCGCCCACGCGCTTTCTGGTCCACGCCCGCATCTACGACGCGTTCTGCGCCAGGTTTGTGGAGCATGTCCAGAAACTGCAGGTGCTCGATCCCTTTGATGCCAAGGCGCAGATGGGGCCGCTCAAGAACCAGCGCCGCCGCAGCGCCATTGCCCAGCTGGTGGCGAACGCCATCGAGTCCGGGGCCACGCTGCTGGTCGGCGGCAAGAGCCTGGACCAGCCGGGCTTCTTCTATGCGCCCACGGTGCTGGCCGTGCGCGACAAGCAAGCCGATGTCTCGCGCATCGAACCCTTCGGCCCCGTGGCGCTGCTGATCCCCGTGCAGGATGCGGACGAAGCATTGCACGAGGCCAACAGCCTGCCCTTTGGCCTGGCGGCCTATGCCTTCACCAACGACATGCAGCTGGCACACCGGTTTGCCAACGAGATCGAAAGCGGCGTGGTCTGCATCAACGAGCTGCAGGCCTCGCTGCCCGAGACCCCGTTCGGGGGCTACAAGGACAGCGGCCTGGGCTCCGAAGGCGGCACTGAGGGGCTGCGTGAGTTCCTCAAGGTCAAGTGCGTGCGCCAGGGAGGTCTGGCATGA
- a CDS encoding LysR substrate-binding domain-containing protein, with the protein MSTSTRLLSPSLLSWLRCFDAAARHGSFTRAAEDLCVSQGAVSQQVKQLEQWLGRPLLLRSPRALTLTPEGRLLGRVLRESLQSIENTLADLRQESEGQPVTMSCAPSFAMAWLTPRLGTFFQKHPQIDLRVQAEFHALDRGRMLRDGVDAAVRFDLGNYPDLHACELLSEWLVPVASPAFLAAHPALATPQGLTGTMLLHDFSPWEGASTHAEWAHWFAHMGLPPPDWTLGRTYNLAMLAQSAACAGQGVALGRTALVMDDVAAGRLVPLFGCRVPAQASYMFVRARQPSRVLDAIEQWLLAQAQAFEEQRQGLLQTLALRSTQSA; encoded by the coding sequence ATGAGCACCTCCACACGCCTGCTCTCACCGTCGCTGCTGTCCTGGCTGCGCTGCTTTGACGCGGCAGCACGGCATGGCAGCTTCACGCGCGCGGCCGAAGACCTGTGCGTGAGCCAGGGCGCCGTCAGCCAGCAGGTCAAGCAGCTGGAGCAGTGGCTGGGCCGCCCGCTGCTGCTGCGCTCACCGCGCGCGCTGACGCTGACGCCTGAGGGGCGCTTGCTGGGCCGGGTGCTGCGCGAATCGCTGCAATCCATTGAAAACACGCTGGCCGATCTGCGGCAGGAGAGCGAGGGGCAACCGGTGACGATGAGTTGCGCGCCCTCTTTTGCGATGGCCTGGCTCACGCCCCGGCTGGGGACCTTCTTCCAGAAACACCCGCAGATCGATCTGCGCGTACAGGCCGAGTTCCACGCGCTGGACCGCGGGCGCATGCTGCGCGACGGCGTGGACGCAGCGGTGCGCTTTGACCTTGGGAACTATCCCGATCTGCACGCCTGCGAACTGCTCAGCGAATGGCTGGTTCCCGTGGCCAGCCCGGCTTTTCTGGCCGCACACCCGGCACTGGCAACGCCCCAGGGACTGACGGGGACTATGTTGCTGCACGATTTCAGCCCGTGGGAAGGGGCCAGCACCCACGCGGAATGGGCGCATTGGTTCGCGCACATGGGACTGCCCCCCCCGGACTGGACCCTGGGCCGCACCTACAACCTGGCCATGCTGGCGCAAAGTGCGGCCTGCGCCGGGCAGGGCGTAGCGCTTGGCCGTACCGCCCTGGTCATGGACGATGTGGCGGCAGGTCGGCTGGTGCCTTTGTTCGGGTGCCGCGTGCCCGCGCAGGCGTCCTATATGTTTGTGCGCGCACGCCAGCCATCGCGGGTGCTGGATGCCATCGAGCAATGGCTGCTGGCCCAAGCCCAGGCGTTTGAGGAACAGCGGCAAGGCCTGCTCCAGACCCTGGCGCTGCGCAGCACGCAGTCCGCCTGA
- a CDS encoding Bug family tripartite tricarboxylate transporter substrate binding protein codes for MNFTRRTVLATAAATGLAFSTLASAAGYPEKPVTITVGFSAGGPTDIVARILAERLTQKFGQSFIIDNKAGASGAVAANQVKKAAPDGYTLMIGSSSTLSIIPYVQKGVQFDPIKDFTPIGLVASYPYYLTVPPDSKFKTYDDLVQFARQKGNQLTYASAGNGAINHLAGEWFKSDTGINALHVPYKGDSAAVIDLAAGRVDLAFLAGVVAIPQVQAGKLRILASASSAPEKGLKGTPVIGQAKLPGFAAEPWNGLMGPAGLPADVVTKLNSAVNEIMTSPEVKARLLTLDQYPLTGTPAQFKDFIQKQSAHWAGVIKKSNITLD; via the coding sequence ATGAACTTCACCCGACGCACCGTGCTCGCCACGGCAGCGGCCACAGGCCTTGCTTTCTCCACCCTCGCATCGGCGGCGGGCTACCCGGAAAAACCGGTCACCATCACGGTCGGCTTCTCCGCCGGCGGCCCCACCGACATCGTGGCCCGCATCCTGGCCGAAAGGCTCACCCAGAAGTTCGGCCAGAGCTTCATCATCGACAACAAGGCCGGCGCCAGCGGCGCCGTGGCGGCCAACCAGGTGAAGAAGGCAGCCCCCGACGGCTACACGCTGATGATCGGCAGCAGCAGCACGCTGTCCATCATCCCCTACGTGCAAAAAGGCGTGCAGTTCGACCCGATCAAGGACTTCACCCCCATCGGCCTGGTGGCCAGCTACCCCTACTACCTGACGGTTCCGCCGGACTCCAAGTTCAAGACCTATGACGATCTGGTCCAGTTTGCGCGCCAGAAAGGCAATCAGCTGACCTACGCATCGGCAGGCAATGGCGCCATCAACCACCTGGCGGGCGAATGGTTCAAGAGCGACACCGGCATCAACGCGCTGCACGTGCCCTACAAGGGCGATTCCGCGGCGGTGATCGACCTGGCGGCCGGCCGTGTGGACCTGGCCTTCCTGGCCGGTGTGGTGGCCATTCCGCAGGTGCAGGCCGGCAAGCTACGCATTCTGGCCTCGGCCAGTTCGGCGCCAGAAAAAGGGCTCAAGGGCACGCCGGTGATCGGTCAGGCCAAGCTGCCCGGCTTTGCCGCAGAACCCTGGAACGGCCTGATGGGCCCTGCAGGACTGCCCGCCGATGTCGTCACCAAGCTGAACAGCGCCGTCAACGAAATCATGACCAGCCCGGAGGTCAAGGCCAGGCTGCTGACCCTGGACCAGTACCCGCTCACCGGAACGCCTGCGCAGTTCAAGGACTTCATCCAGAAGCAATCGGCGCACTGGGCGGGCGTGATCAAAAAATCCAACATCACGCTCGACTGA
- a CDS encoding alpha/beta fold hydrolase encodes MNRQHMEPISGGYVHVTIQGRNNRIYVETAGQGQPLLCLHTAGSDSRQYRGLMNCPEITERFQVICFDLPYHGKSSPPEGWEQHEYQLTSQLYVDSILGVMDALDIHRPVAMGCSIGGRVVLHLALQHPERFKALIGLQSGAHVAPYYNLEWLHRPDVHGGEVCAGIVSGLIGPHAKEVDRWETLWHYMQSGPGVFKGDLHFYKAEGDLRALAGRIDTAQCPLYLLTGEYDYSCTPDDSRALAQSIAGAQLSIMPGLGHFPMSEAPADFIAHLMPVLRQIQP; translated from the coding sequence ATGAACCGCCAACACATGGAACCCATCTCGGGCGGCTACGTCCACGTCACCATCCAGGGCCGCAACAACCGCATCTATGTGGAAACGGCGGGCCAGGGCCAGCCCTTGCTGTGCCTGCACACGGCAGGCAGCGACTCGCGCCAATACCGCGGCCTGATGAACTGCCCGGAGATCACCGAACGCTTCCAGGTGATCTGTTTCGATCTGCCCTACCACGGCAAGTCCTCGCCCCCCGAAGGCTGGGAACAGCACGAGTACCAGCTCACCTCGCAGCTTTATGTGGACTCCATCCTCGGCGTGATGGATGCGCTGGACATTCACCGCCCCGTCGCTATGGGGTGCTCCATCGGCGGCCGTGTGGTGCTGCACCTGGCGCTGCAGCACCCGGAGCGGTTCAAGGCCCTGATCGGCCTGCAATCGGGCGCCCATGTCGCGCCCTACTACAACCTGGAATGGCTGCACCGTCCGGATGTGCACGGCGGCGAAGTCTGCGCCGGCATCGTGTCCGGCCTGATCGGCCCGCACGCCAAGGAGGTGGACCGCTGGGAAACCCTGTGGCACTACATGCAAAGCGGGCCCGGGGTGTTCAAGGGCGATCTCCACTTCTACAAGGCCGAAGGCGATCTGCGCGCGCTGGCGGGCCGCATCGACACGGCGCAATGCCCGCTCTATCTGCTGACCGGCGAGTACGACTACTCATGCACGCCCGATGACTCCCGGGCCCTTGCCCAGAGCATTGCCGGGGCGCAGCTGTCGATCATGCCCGGCCTCGGCCATTTCCCGATGAGCGAGGCCCCCGCCGATTTCATCGCCCACCTGATGCCGGTGCTCCGGCAGATTCAACCGTGA